A region of the Paenibacillus sp. J23TS9 genome:
CCGTTCAGCCGTATTGATCGTAGCCATCTGAAAGGCAGTGACCGGCTTGACACCTTGCGCAATCGCATGACGCACAACGAAGTTCATATGCCCCTCATTCATCAGGGATTCCGAGCTGCGGTCATCGGTAACCAGAATCATCCGCCGCGTATCCAGGCCGCCTTCCGTGTGTGCCTTGATGGTAGCTGCAACATCATGCCATGCCGAGCCTTGACGCATTTTAGCATACATACCAAGCCGGACGCGCTCAATAACATCCTCTGCAGTGACACACTCATGATCACCGTTAACACCGCTTGCAGCATAAACAGGCAGACGCCAATCATCTGATTTCCAGGTAAAATGTCCGTCGGCATATTTGCCTGCCCGCAGTGTCGCCTGGATTTCTCCAATCATTTTATCGTCACCGTAAACCACGCCCGGGAAGTTCATGACCTCTCCAAGCCCGATCATATCCTCTCCCCAGCTCAGGGCCTCAGCGACTTCTTCCGGACCGATAAAAGCGCCTGTCGTCTCAAGCCCCGGATGGGTCGATGGCACGCAAGAGGCAACCTGCAAATACGCTGCCAGCGGCGTCGATCTGGCTTCCTCCAGCATAAACCGTAGTCCATCCAGACCTAACACATTGGAAATTTCATGCGCATCAAAGAATCCTCCCGTCGTTCCGAGCGGAAGCACAGCTCTGGCAAATTCCGTTGCCGTCATCTGCGTGCTTTCGATATGACAGTGTCCGTCCAACAAACCGGGAGCAGCATATTTTCCTCCAGCATCAATAATTTGAGTTTCTTCTCCTATCGCATGGCTGACATCCTTACCCACATATGCAATTCTCGCGTCCTTTACTGCAATGGACATCCCCGGCAATATTTCTCCGGATACCACATTAACCAATTTGACATTTTGGATCACCAGCGTTGCTTTTTTATCTCCACGTGCGGCTGCAACCAATTCCGGCACACAATCCGCGAGAGGACGTCTCCCCCATGCTGCTGTTTTCATGTAAACCCTCCATCTCTCTATACCCATTCTTAGCTTGCCACGTCTTGCTTAGTTCAACCATCATACAACCGGTCAGGAATGAAAATCAAATCTTTATAGTTCTTAAGATTTTCTTAGTAGGCACTTAAAAAGTCATGGTTATGATGTTAATAGTGGTTAATAAACGATAATATTACGAACGGGGTATGATGTTGATGAGAGTGATTAAAAAGAAAAGGAAAAAGAAGCCTGTTCTCCTGCTAACGCTGATATTCGTCGCGGTCATTGCTGTATCTGTGACCCTTGTACGCTTTCCAATGTTTAAGATCGACGCGTCCGCTGCCGTTCTTATGGATGTAAAGACGGGAAAAGTATATTATGAACATAACGCTTCCGCGGCGTTGCCGCCGGCCAGTATGTCTAAAATGATGACTGAGCTGCTGGTGCTGAAAAACGTAAATGAAGGACATAATTCCTGGGATGAACCGGTCACGGCAAGCCGTTATGCTGCCCAGGTGACCGGCGCCAAAATCGGACTTCGTCCCGGTGAAACGCTGCCGCTCCGGACGATGTTCGAAGCTATGGTTATTCACTCGGCCAATGACGCTGCAATCGCCCTTGCAGAGCATATCGGGGGTAATGAAAGAGCATTCGTAGAACAAATGAATGCGATGGCGGATCAGATCGGCCTATCCTCCCACTCTGTATTTGCCAATGCTACCGGCTTATCCTCAGCCGATCTGCAAGCCTTTAAATCGGCCTCAGCCGATGGCGAGACTGAAATGACAGCCAAAGATCTGGCCAAGATGGCACGTTATTTGATTCGTACTTACCCGGAAATATTAAAAACAACCGAAAAAACGGATTTGTACATTCCTGAAAAGCAGCTGACACTGCATACAACCAACTCGATGCTGCCAGGTGAAGCATTTTCTTACAGCGGCAATGACGGCTTCAAAACGGGATATACCCAAAGGGCGGGCTACTGCTTCACGGGGACGACTGAACGGAATGGCAAACGCTTCATTGCGGTGGTTATGGGAGCAAGCAATACCGGTAAGCGCTTTGAGGATGCTGCCAAAATGTTCAACTACGGTTTCGACAACAACGGAGGATCCGGTATGGGCAGATGGCTGAACCGGGCGGCACTTATATTCCGTTAACAACAGTTCTGCTTGGAGGATAATTCATGAGAAATATATTAGTCGTAGATGACGACAAGGAAATAGCAAATCTGATCTCCATTTATTTAAAAAACGAAGGTTTTAATATTATCTGCGCCCATGACGGCGAAGAAGCACTACAGCTGCTTAATAGTCCCGGAGCAGCGTTTGATCTCATTGTACTGGACATCATGATGCCCAAAGTGGACGGGCTGGAGGTATGCCGGCAAGTACGTGACACAGCCTCTGTGATCCCGATTCTGATGCTGAGCGCTAAAACCGAAGATATGGACAAAATTCTCGGGCTGATGACCGGTGCGGATGATTATATGATCAAACCCTTTAATCCACTGGAGCTTACGGTGAGGGTCAAAACATTGCTGCGACGCACCTTTCAATACAATACGGAATCCCGTCCCGCCGATGATTCAGTGCTCCGAATCCAAAGTGTAGAGATTAACCGCAGCACTCATCGCGTTACAGCCGACGGTAAAGATGTTCAGTTGACCAGCCGGGAATTCGATATCCTTGGACTGCTTGCCTCACATCCGGGTCGTGTCTACAGTGCAGAGGAGATCTT
Encoded here:
- a CDS encoding adenine deaminase produces the protein MKTAAWGRRPLADCVPELVAAARGDKKATLVIQNVKLVNVVSGEILPGMSIAVKDARIAYVGKDVSHAIGEETQIIDAGGKYAAPGLLDGHCHIESTQMTATEFARAVLPLGTTGGFFDAHEISNVLGLDGLRFMLEEARSTPLAAYLQVASCVPSTHPGLETTGAFIGPEEVAEALSWGEDMIGLGEVMNFPGVVYGDDKMIGEIQATLRAGKYADGHFTWKSDDWRLPVYAASGVNGDHECVTAEDVIERVRLGMYAKMRQGSAWHDVAATIKAHTEGGLDTRRMILVTDDRSSESLMNEGHMNFVVRHAIAQGVKPVTAFQMATINTAERFGVSRDIGAIIPGAYADVILLDGNLADVNVVMTIAAGKVVAEHGRMTADWERYDIPELAFNTVKLGRKLSADDFAIAAPIETGKAEVRAIEVVENHVETIERQVWVDVVNNKVNLDPANGLCKMAVFERHGKGGGQALGVLTGIGFNKPAAIAMTVSHDSHNLTVIGNDDELMALAGNMVADMQGGVVMLTEDEVSEFPLTVGGIMSNEPFETVARQSEGISQALIQAGCPLNNAFMTLSLLALVVIPEIRLSDKGLVRISADGIDIVPLFTGK
- a CDS encoding D-alanyl-D-alanine carboxypeptidase family protein, producing the protein MRVIKKKRKKKPVLLLTLIFVAVIAVSVTLVRFPMFKIDASAAVLMDVKTGKVYYEHNASAALPPASMSKMMTELLVLKNVNEGHNSWDEPVTASRYAAQVTGAKIGLRPGETLPLRTMFEAMVIHSANDAAIALAEHIGGNERAFVEQMNAMADQIGLSSHSVFANATGLSSADLQAFKSASADGETEMTAKDLAKMARYLIRTYPEILKTTEKTDLYIPEKQLTLHTTNSMLPGEAFSYSGNDGFKTGYTQRAGYCFTGTTERNGKRFIAVVMGASNTGKRFEDAAKMFNYGFDNNGGSGMGRWLNRAALIFR
- a CDS encoding response regulator transcription factor, which translates into the protein MRNILVVDDDKEIANLISIYLKNEGFNIICAHDGEEALQLLNSPGAAFDLIVLDIMMPKVDGLEVCRQVRDTASVIPILMLSAKTEDMDKILGLMTGADDYMIKPFNPLELTVRVKTLLRRTFQYNTESRPADDSVLRIQSVEINRSTHRVTADGKDVQLTSREFDILGLLASHPGRVYSAEEIFQQVWKEKYYVSNNTVMVHISNLRDKLEKELGYKLIQTVWGVGYKIDA